The Sphingobium baderi genome has a segment encoding these proteins:
- a CDS encoding TraV family lipoprotein, whose translation MIRGRIGLAGVLLASASLSGCMSLGGNVKGDFACRAPDGICAPSGNIDDRALAMISGEEGDRIIAPAGPYVEPPAEGRGYQKASSPVRTRERVLRIVFPAQIDASGRLHEQSAVHAVVERGEWTEALAGNAVAQTPDEVAASAGRDTLLAAVERAEPPMIETLAVDPDLPTPEAVAMARAAGNGGEVQSPDPVGDIKDQVSRTLTSPRRPRAAKPATAKPVAASTPSPTPLPQPQRQTEPKPVAQAPATPLTSASSAPVVKGGAGADGVAAGPMISVPQHATAKGKAAIAAVEADPAIRSALGRAAPEAKAAAKDASPLPVMRAGSFPGVQP comes from the coding sequence GTGATCCGGGGGCGCATCGGCCTTGCCGGCGTGCTGCTGGCCAGCGCCAGCCTCTCAGGGTGCATGTCGCTGGGCGGCAATGTGAAGGGCGATTTCGCATGTCGCGCGCCGGACGGGATCTGCGCGCCAAGCGGTAACATCGACGATCGCGCTCTCGCCATGATCTCGGGCGAGGAAGGCGATCGCATAATCGCGCCTGCCGGTCCCTATGTGGAACCGCCAGCGGAAGGGCGTGGCTACCAGAAGGCCAGCTCGCCGGTACGCACGCGCGAGCGGGTGCTTCGCATCGTCTTTCCGGCGCAGATCGACGCTTCAGGCAGGCTTCATGAACAGTCGGCGGTTCATGCGGTCGTCGAGCGGGGCGAGTGGACCGAGGCCCTGGCCGGTAATGCCGTAGCGCAAACGCCCGATGAAGTGGCGGCGTCTGCAGGGCGTGATACCCTCCTCGCTGCTGTCGAGCGCGCAGAACCGCCGATGATCGAGACGCTGGCGGTAGATCCTGATCTGCCGACGCCGGAAGCCGTCGCCATGGCACGGGCTGCTGGTAATGGCGGCGAAGTTCAGTCGCCCGATCCGGTCGGAGACATCAAGGATCAGGTCTCGCGTACCCTGACCTCGCCGCGCAGGCCAAGGGCAGCGAAGCCGGCGACCGCAAAGCCGGTTGCGGCTTCCACGCCCTCCCCTACCCCCCTACCTCAACCCCAGCGCCAGACCGAGCCCAAGCCTGTCGCGCAGGCGCCTGCCACCCCCCTCACATCCGCGTCTTCTGCTCCCGTCGTCAAAGGCGGCGCGGGCGCCGATGGTGTGGCTGCTGGACCGATGATCTCGGTGCCCCAGCATGCGACCGCGAAGGGCAAGGCCGCGATTGCCGCTGTTGAGGCTGATCCGGCGATCCGCTCGGCGCTTGGCCGGGCTGCGCCTGAAGCCAAGGCGGCCGCGAAGGATGCCAGTCCGCTGCCAGTGATGCGCGCTGGCTCGTTTCCGGGAGTGCAGCCATGA
- a CDS encoding DsbC family protein, which yields MSATEHHDGSAQSVVPDLDTELKRPWMRSAFLYVTCGLAFVGGGIATLAYARDYIAPPSKSVAELLKARLPKTKVTSVNCDKVDGLCEVTAGSNLFYIDRTARYLVIGRVYDMETRQDLTATRLLEMNPDMLLGASAKANAAGAEDNEPALAARPAAAAKAAAAAPLQKLPLGELPKEGAIVWGNSSGKTVTVFSDFRCSYCRALSNTLSSMNVRVVERPISVLGSRDIADKVYCAKDKAKALHAAYSGQDIKGTGPCNTKGLDANEAFARKHGLGGTPVIVRDDGSVLEGYRPKEFLENWLKGGQS from the coding sequence ATGTCCGCAACTGAACATCATGATGGCAGTGCCCAAAGCGTCGTTCCTGACCTGGACACCGAGCTGAAGCGCCCGTGGATGCGTAGCGCATTCCTCTATGTCACCTGCGGGCTCGCTTTTGTTGGAGGTGGGATCGCCACGCTGGCCTATGCGCGTGATTACATCGCGCCGCCGAGCAAAAGCGTGGCCGAATTGCTGAAAGCGCGCCTTCCCAAGACCAAGGTCACGAGCGTCAATTGCGACAAGGTCGATGGCCTGTGCGAAGTCACTGCCGGCAGCAACCTGTTCTACATCGACCGCACCGCGCGCTATCTGGTGATCGGCCGCGTCTATGACATGGAGACGCGCCAGGATCTGACGGCAACCCGCCTGCTCGAGATGAACCCGGATATGTTGCTGGGAGCATCGGCCAAGGCCAATGCTGCTGGCGCCGAGGACAATGAGCCCGCGCTTGCAGCACGGCCCGCTGCAGCCGCCAAAGCCGCCGCTGCGGCCCCTCTCCAGAAGCTCCCGCTTGGCGAACTGCCCAAGGAGGGCGCGATCGTCTGGGGCAATTCGTCGGGCAAGACGGTCACGGTATTCAGCGATTTTCGCTGCAGCTACTGCCGTGCCTTGAGCAACACGCTCTCCTCGATGAACGTGCGCGTCGTCGAGCGGCCGATCTCGGTTCTGGGGAGCCGCGACATTGCCGACAAGGTCTACTGCGCGAAGGACAAGGCCAAGGCGCTTCATGCCGCCTATTCCGGGCAGGACATCAAGGGCACCGGCCCCTGCAACACCAAGGGTCTGGATGCCAACGAGGCGTTTGCCCGCAAGCATGGTCTGGGCGGTACGCCCGTCATCGTTCGCGACGATGGCAGCGTGCTCGAGGGTTACAGGCCCAAGGAGTTCCTTGAGAACTGGCTCAAGGGAGGCCAGTCGTGA
- a CDS encoding TraB/VirB10 family protein, giving the protein MDLKGIFSRSRKSLDGPEGGEGVLPVGNELDGNTETRRKQRMLLSGVALVGVVAASMWIFSDNGKVAGQADDKIEDVQVSTKDLINRNLSEQEWMAQSENRFQSQENQLKSVGGTNAKVAQLSEQIEALRAQNQSMTADGQRVVSAYQTENEQLRRQINERATPVAPQPGPAALYGPGSPTYQRPDAGGGAGPDVPPVRSSEVKMVSFTNADTGNAKKVEKGNTVYTDSPNYLPPNSFATAKVIVGVDAAAGVQSQTDPLPVVLRVTGPARSVLQNGKLLTTKIQGCLINGAARGELSSEKVYVKLQKMTCPQPGGRYAVSEVKGFIAFGGKTGVRGRVVSREGSLVSQAFIAGLVGGFGRGFAANSNNALTQPNVIVDGKRQDLSMGDIAKGGLGEGVSQTGDMVSKYLIERAEQYQPVIEMPTGVDVEIVFLEGVYVRN; this is encoded by the coding sequence ATGGACTTGAAGGGTATCTTCTCGCGCTCGCGTAAATCGCTCGATGGCCCCGAGGGCGGTGAGGGCGTTTTGCCTGTCGGCAATGAGCTCGACGGCAACACCGAGACGCGCCGCAAGCAGCGCATGCTTCTGAGCGGTGTTGCGCTGGTCGGCGTCGTCGCGGCCAGCATGTGGATCTTCTCGGACAACGGGAAGGTCGCAGGACAGGCCGACGACAAGATCGAGGACGTCCAGGTTTCGACCAAGGATCTGATCAACCGCAACCTTTCCGAGCAGGAGTGGATGGCGCAGTCGGAGAACCGCTTCCAGAGCCAGGAGAACCAGCTCAAGTCGGTCGGGGGCACCAACGCCAAGGTCGCGCAACTCTCCGAGCAGATCGAGGCGCTACGCGCGCAGAACCAGTCGATGACCGCTGATGGCCAGCGCGTCGTCAGCGCCTACCAGACCGAGAATGAGCAGCTGCGCCGTCAGATCAATGAGCGGGCGACGCCAGTGGCGCCGCAGCCCGGTCCCGCCGCTCTCTACGGCCCGGGCTCCCCTACCTATCAGCGTCCTGACGCTGGTGGCGGCGCTGGGCCGGATGTGCCCCCCGTCCGGTCCAGCGAAGTCAAAATGGTGTCCTTCACCAACGCCGACACGGGCAACGCCAAGAAGGTCGAGAAGGGCAACACGGTCTACACCGATAGCCCGAACTATCTGCCGCCCAACAGCTTCGCGACGGCCAAGGTGATTGTCGGCGTCGATGCCGCCGCAGGCGTGCAGAGCCAGACCGATCCGCTTCCGGTTGTCCTGCGCGTTACCGGCCCTGCGCGGTCGGTGCTGCAGAATGGCAAGCTCCTGACGACGAAGATTCAGGGTTGCCTCATCAACGGCGCTGCGCGGGGCGAGTTGTCGAGCGAGAAGGTTTACGTCAAGCTGCAGAAGATGACCTGCCCGCAGCCGGGCGGTCGCTACGCCGTCTCCGAGGTCAAGGGCTTCATCGCCTTCGGCGGCAAGACGGGTGTTCGTGGCCGTGTCGTCAGCCGCGAGGGCAGCCTTGTCAGCCAGGCGTTCATTGCCGGTCTCGTCGGCGGCTTCGGTCGCGGCTTTGCGGCCAACTCCAACAACGCCCTGACGCAGCCCAACGTCATCGTCGATGGCAAGCGCCAGGATTTGTCGATGGGCGACATCGCGAAAGGCGGCCTTGGCGAGGGCGTCTCGCAGACCGGCGACATGGTCAGCAAGTACCTGATCGAGCGTGCCGAACAGTACCAGCCTGTCATCGAAATGCCGACCGGCGTCGATGTCGAAATCGTCTTCCTGGAGGGTGTCTATGTCCGCAACTGA